The DNA window GGATAAAACATATGCTAAAAGAACGTATTCGTTGCAAGGAACTCAATAGAAAAGTAATGACAGCAGAAGAAGCTGCAAAATTGGTTAAGCCAGGAATGACAATGGTCACAAGTGGATTTACACCAGCAGGATATCCTAAGGCAGTACCTCTTGCATTAGCAAAGATGGCAGAGGCCTCAGAAGAAAAATACAACCTTACTCTAATTACAGGAGCGTCGGTAGGGGACGAGCTAGACGGAGCACTTACGAGAGCAGGTGCTATCGCAAGAAGATTTCCATATCAAACAAACGGCGACATGAGAAAAGCATTAAACAGCGGTAAAGTAGCGTATCAGGATATGCACCTTAGCCATGTACCTAGATATATAGACTATGGTTTCTTTGGGAAAATAGATGTAGCTATAGTTGAAGCAATAGCAATAACAGAAGATGGAGGAATAATACCTACCACATCAGTAGGGGTGTCTCCACAGGGGATTGCAAATGCTGACATAGTAATCGTTGAAATTAACTCGACTCAACCTATGGAACTTGAAGGTTGTCATGACATATATATGGTTAAAAAACCACCATTCAGTGAGCCTATCCCACTTAAAGATCCAGGAGACAGAATAGGTACTACTTATATTCCTTGTGATCCTGCTAAAATAGCAGCAATCGTAGAGTGCGACATTCCTGACAATGTAAGACCTCTAGGATGTATAGACGAAGATTCTAAAAAAATATCTGCAAACATAATCGAATTTTTTGAAAAAGAGGTTGCAGCAGGTAGACTTCCAGAAAATCTGCTACCGCTTCAATCAGGTGTAGGATCTGTTGCCAACGCAGTTTTAGGGGGACTTGTAGATTCAAAATTTAAGGATCTTACATGCTATACTGAAGTTATTCAGGATTCCATGTTTGACCTTATCGACGCAGGAAAAGTAAGGGTTGCTTCAGGAACTTCATTTACTCCGTCTCAAACAGGACTCGTAAAATTAAAAGAAAACATGAAACATTATGCAAAATATTGTATACTAAGACCAATGGAGATTTCAAACAATCCCATACTTACAAGACAACTAGGTGTAATAGCAATGAATACAGCAATAGAAGTAGATATATATGGACATGTAAACTCTACAATGATCATGGGTAACAGAATGATGAATGGATTAGGTGGATCTGGAGATTTTACTAGAAATGCTTACATCTCAATATACACAACTGTATCTACAGCTAAGGGAGGAGACATCTCTTCAATCGTACCTATGGTATCACATGTAGACCATACTGAGCATGACGTACAGGTAATAGTTACTGAACAGGGTACAGCAGACTTAAGAGGCCTTACAGCAAGAGAGAGAGCGAGAGCTATAATCAATAACTGTGCTCACCCTGACTACAGACCTGCATTATTAGACTATCTTGAAAGAGCTGAGAAAGAGGCTGGAGGGCACGAACCGCATCTTATTGGAGAGGCACTCTCTTGGCATGATAGATTTATTAAAACTGGCAGCATGAAAATTAAATAGATAAATTTCAAACAAACTAATTATTTTATTCAAGGAGGAACTTCATATGTTCAAAGCGGAAAAACTCGCTGAAGTGAAAGAAGGATTTGCAAAGTACGATGAAAAAGTAAAAAAAGGTCTTGAGAAAAGGCCTGAAATGAGAAAAAAATTCGTAACAGGATCAGGAGAAACTGTAGAAAGACTTTACACACCTGCTGATATCGAAAACGTAGACTACATGTCAGAATTAGGATTCCCAGGACAGTACCCATTCACTAGAGGGGTTCAAGAGACAATGTATAGAGGTAGATTCTGGACAATGAGAATGTATGCTGGATTCTCAACTGCAGAGGAATCAAACAAGAGATATAAATACCTTATTGAGCAAGGATCTATGGGACTTTCGGTTGCATTTGACCTTCCTACACAAATAGGTTATGACTCAGATCACGAATTATCTGAAGGAGAAGTTGGAAAAGTAGGAGTTGCTATCGATTCATTAGCTGATATGGAAATTCTTTTCGGAGGAATCGATCTTGGTAAAGTAAGTACTTCAATGACAATCAATGGACCAGCTTCTGTATTACTTGCCATGTATATAGTAGTTGCTGAAAAGCAAGGAGTTTCTGCTGATAAACTTAGAGGAACTATCCAAAACGACATTCTTAAAGAATATATTGCGAGAGGAACTTACATATTCCCTCCAACTCCATCAATGAGACTAATAACTAATATTTTTGAATATTGTTCAAAAGAAGTACCTCAGTGGAATACAATCTCAATATCTGGATACCATATCAGAGAAGCTGGATCTACTGCTGCTCAAGAAGTAGGATTTACTCTAGCCGATGGTATTGCATACGTTGATGCAGCTGTAAAAGCTGGACTTGACGTAGATACATTTGCTCCTAGACTTTCATTCTTCTTCAATGCTCATAATGACCTTCTTGAGGAAGTAGCAAAATACAGAGCTGCTAGAAGACTTTGGGCAAAAATCATGAAAGAAAGATTCGGAGCTAAGAGTGCAAAATCAATGGCTCTTAAATTCCACACTCAAACTGGAGGATCTACACTTACAGCACAACAACCTGAAAACAACATAGTAAGGGTAGCAATACAAACTCTTGCTGCTGTTATGGGTGGAACTCAATCACTGCATACAAACTCTAAAGATGAGGCTTTAGCTCTTCCTACTGAAGATTCAGTAAGAGTAGCACTAAGAACTCAGCAGATAGTAGCAGAAGAGAGTGGAGTTACCAATACAGTAGATCCATTAGCAGGATCTTACTATATAGAAGCAAAAACAAAAGATATCGAAGAGAAAGCTATGGAGTTCATCAAAAAAATTGACGAACTTGGTGGAGCACCTGCTGCTATCGAAAAAGGTTATATCCAAGAAGAGATCATGGATGCTGCTTATGATTACCAGATGGA is part of the uncultured Ilyobacter sp. genome and encodes:
- a CDS encoding acetyl-CoA hydrolase/transferase family protein — its product is MLKERIRCKELNRKVMTAEEAAKLVKPGMTMVTSGFTPAGYPKAVPLALAKMAEASEEKYNLTLITGASVGDELDGALTRAGAIARRFPYQTNGDMRKALNSGKVAYQDMHLSHVPRYIDYGFFGKIDVAIVEAIAITEDGGIIPTTSVGVSPQGIANADIVIVEINSTQPMELEGCHDIYMVKKPPFSEPIPLKDPGDRIGTTYIPCDPAKIAAIVECDIPDNVRPLGCIDEDSKKISANIIEFFEKEVAAGRLPENLLPLQSGVGSVANAVLGGLVDSKFKDLTCYTEVIQDSMFDLIDAGKVRVASGTSFTPSQTGLVKLKENMKHYAKYCILRPMEISNNPILTRQLGVIAMNTAIEVDIYGHVNSTMIMGNRMMNGLGGSGDFTRNAYISIYTTVSTAKGGDISSIVPMVSHVDHTEHDVQVIVTEQGTADLRGLTARERARAIINNCAHPDYRPALLDYLERAEKEAGGHEPHLIGEALSWHDRFIKTGSMKIK
- a CDS encoding methylmalonyl-CoA mutase family protein: MFKAEKLAEVKEGFAKYDEKVKKGLEKRPEMRKKFVTGSGETVERLYTPADIENVDYMSELGFPGQYPFTRGVQETMYRGRFWTMRMYAGFSTAEESNKRYKYLIEQGSMGLSVAFDLPTQIGYDSDHELSEGEVGKVGVAIDSLADMEILFGGIDLGKVSTSMTINGPASVLLAMYIVVAEKQGVSADKLRGTIQNDILKEYIARGTYIFPPTPSMRLITNIFEYCSKEVPQWNTISISGYHIREAGSTAAQEVGFTLADGIAYVDAAVKAGLDVDTFAPRLSFFFNAHNDLLEEVAKYRAARRLWAKIMKERFGAKSAKSMALKFHTQTGGSTLTAQQPENNIVRVAIQTLAAVMGGTQSLHTNSKDEALALPTEDSVRVALRTQQIVAEESGVTNTVDPLAGSYYIEAKTKDIEEKAMEFIKKIDELGGAPAAIEKGYIQEEIMDAAYDYQMDIERGDRVIVGMNKYIIKEDAPKDLLKVDPAVGQMQTDKIKELKAKRDNDAVAEKLAALKAACSTDENLMPYIVDAVRVYGTLGEICGVMREVFGEYKQSIKL